CCTTGTCGTCCACTTCAATTTCGGTTTTGGCACGCACGACCACGCGTCCGCGCCCCGTGCGATAGCCTTCTTTCACTCCGCTGAGGCCATATATAATGCCACCTGTGGGGAAGTCGGGGGCCTTCACATAGTGCATCAATTCTTCGACATCAATATCAGGATTGTCCACTGCCGCAATGATGGCATCGCACACTTCGGTAAGATTGTGGGGCATCATGTTGGTGGCCATGCCTACCGCGATGCCCGATGCCCCGTTGACGAGCAGATTGGGGAATTTGGTGGGCATGACGCTCGGCTCTTCGAGCGAGTCGTCGAAGTTGAGTTGAAAATCAACGGTTTCTTTGTCAATGTCGCCCACGATTTCATCGGCTACGCGGCGGAGGCGGGCTTCCGTGTAACGCATGGCTGCCGGGGAGTCGCCGTCCATAGAGCCAAAGTTGCCTTGCCCATCAACGAGTGGATAACGAAGGCTCCACTCCTGTGCCATACGCACCATCGTGTCGTACACGGAGCCGTCGCCGTGTGGGTGATATTTGCCAAGCACTTCACCGACGATACGGGCGGATTTTTTGTAAGGCTTATTGTAGCTAAGCCCTAGGTCCAGCATGCCGTAAAGAACGCGGCGATGCACGGGCTTGAGGCCGTCGCGCACATCGGGCAGGGCGCGGCTGACAATCACGGACATGGAATAGTCAATGTACGCGACTTTGAGTTCTTCTTCGATGTTGATGGAAATGATTCTCGAATCTTGCATCTCTTGCGTTTGGCGGCGGACGATTGGCGGTGAACGGGTCGTTGAGAGTTGGGAAATTTGAGCGTTTGAGTGTCACATTCATCAACCGTCCGCCCTGAACCGTTCACCGTTGAAAAGGTGCGCGAAGGTACGAAGATTGGAGATTTTTAAAGTTTCCTTACCTGATAATTTGCGAGGACATTGCTAACGGCAGAGCAAACCGAGCGATATACGTCACCTGTTTGACAAATCTTCGATTTTCGTTTGGAAGGTCGACAAGCGGCTCTACTTTTGAGAAACTTTTTTCTCTCCGCTTAATCTTTTGCCCTCCTTATCCCTTTGGCAGCACCGTGCTGCATCCATGAGCATTATCATATCCTATTGAGGCCGATTCGCACATCTTGTTGGCTTGGGCAAATGCCCATGCGCGATGTGCGCTAATGCGCTTTTTGCCGATTACACATTCAAGTTGGGTTCTTCCGATTCGCTCCCTTCCAACCTCCTCTTTGAGGGAGCGGGGGGCAATGGTTGTTTTGTTTGTATTAATGTGCTTCGGCATTCATTTAACCTTTTCAATCTTTTACCAAAATCTTTTTCACTTATGAGGAGTTTGACAAATCTTCATTCAACGGTGAGGCGAAGGCTAACGCTTCTTTCGTTTTTGCTGTTGGCAACGGCGTTTGTCTGTTTGAATGCCCAAACAGCAAATACTTATGTGTTCACCACGTCAACGGGGGCAACACTTGACCCCATGGCTGGCGCTGCGGTAGCAGTAGGTCCAAATGTGGACGACACGCCATCTGGATTGTTGGACATTGGGTTTAACTTCGTTTATGAAACGACTACCTACACCCAATTTTCAGTTTCACCGGATGGTTTCATCAAACTGGGAGCGCCAGCTGCCGTTTCCCAATTTACAAATAGTATTGTAAGCACCACAAACATCCCCAAACTCTTCCCGTTTTGGGACGACTTGGCTACTGGCACCACAGGCAGCGTTTCTTATGTGGTCACTGGTAGTGCTCCGAACAGGGTGTTGAAGATTCAGTGGTTTGTGACTATCCCACGAAACACTGTCGGTGCTGCAAACAGTACTATGCAAGCTTGGTTGTACGAAACGACTAACGTAATTGAGTTCCGTTTTGAAAACGTTGGTGGCGCGACTGCCTCGGCATCAGTAGGTATCAACGGCACTACTGCAACCAATTTTCACAGCATAACCACCACAACACACACGACTAGCACCGTAACTGCGAACAACGCCAACACTGCATGGCCCGGTGTTGGCAGGATGTATACTTTCACGCCACCTGCTCAGTGCGCTGGCACACCAGATGGCGGTGTAACGCAGTCTTCTGCCAATCCTGCTTGTTCGGGCGTGAACTTTACCCTTAGCTTAAGCGGCAACACGCAAGGCTTGGGCATCACCTACCAATGGCAGTCGTCCTCCGATGGAGTGAACTTCTCCAATATCGGGGGTGCCACTTCTTCCACGTTGACAATAAATCAGACAACGGCTACTTGGTATCATTGTGTGGTAACTTGCACCAATAGTGGATTGTCGGCCAACTCTACGGATTTGTTTATTGACATGGCATTGCCCACACAATGCTACTGCACACCGATTTATACCTCCGGGTGCGGCTCCAGCGACCGTATTGACAAAGTTACTTTTGGCGCATTGGTAAATCCCGCAGTGGGCAACTCAGGTTGCACCAACGGGAGCGCGTTGGGCTACACGCAATACCTTTCTGGATTGCCGATTCCCAACCTCGCAATCGGGCAGACCTATCCCATCAGTGTATTGGTAGGCCCGGGTGGCACCGAACACGTCAGAATCTTCATTGACTTCAACCAAGATGGCGACTTCTTCGATGCCGGGGAGGATACCTATATTGGTTCGGGCAATGGCGTTACCATCAACGGTAATATCACGGTGCCTGCTGGTGCCCTGACTGGTCAGACGCGCATGCGAGTGCGTGTGGTGTTCAACACTAGTGTATTCGGCCCTTGTACCAGCCATAGCTTCGGCGAAGCAGAGGATTACCTAGTGAACATTGTGGCGCCGCCTTCCTGCCTTGCAGGGCCTAACTCGCCAGCGAATGGCAGCTCGGATTGCCCCGGTGCCACCACGCTCTCTTGGCCTGTAGCTCCTAATGCAACGAGCTACGATGTGTATTTCGGCAATTCGCCCAATCCGCCTTTGGTAGCAAACACGGCAGGCACTACATATAATGCAGGTACGCTGGGTTTGGGCACATACTACTGGAAAATAGTGCCGAAAAACGACGCGGGCGAAGCTACTGGCTGCCCAGAATGGTCTTTCTCCAAGGCGGACGGCCAAGCACCCGTCATCACGAATTGTGGCAGCGACCAAACGCTGTTTGCGAACGCAAACTGCCAAGCCACTTTAGGTAATTATACTGGCAACGTCACCTATATGGACAACTGCCCAGGTGCCGCCAATGTGACGCAAAGCCCGATAGCAGGCACGACCATTTCGAGCAATACGATAGTCACGTTCACGGTGACTGACCTTGCTGGAAACTCTGCCCAGTGCTCTATCAATGTGTTCCTGCAAGACGATTCCGCACCGACCATCAACTGCCCTTCGGTAGTGGAAGTGGGTACTTCGAGCTCTTCTTGCGATGGCATTGCCACATTCAATGTGACTGCCACGGACAACTGCGATAACAACGTGCAAATCACACAGACTAGCGGCCCAGCAAGTGGTTCTGTCTTCCCATTGGGCACCACTACTGTTAGCTTCAGCGCACAGGATGACTCGGGGAATAGCGCCAATTGCTCATTCAACGTTGTTGTTTCCGACGACGATGCACCCGTTATTTCAGTTTGCCCACCGGATGTTTCTGTTTCAACGGATGATAATTGCGAGGCTATCACGGCAGATTATACTGGCCTGGTGGTAGCAAGCGACAACTGCGACCCCAACCCAATCGTCACGCAAGACCCTCCTCCGGGTGGCGTGAGCGCAGGTTTTTTGACCATTGTTATGACCGTGACTGACAACGCAGGCAATGCAACGACTTGCTCGTTCCAAACAACTGCCGACGACGACATTCCACCTACGATTTCTTGCCCCGGGGCCCAGTATTTTGATGCGGATGATGATTGCCAAACACCCCTTCCAGATTTCACTGACCTTGCAAATGCAAGCGACAACTGTGGCGGTTTCATCGTGACGCAAAGCCCTGCTCCCGGCACGGAGGTTGGTTTTGGCCAAACACTAGTCACCCTTACTGTGTCAGATGGCCCCGGTCTTACGGCATCTTGCGTCATGGAAGCATACGCTGTGGATGTCACGCCGCCCGTCCTGACCTGCCCGGACAACATCGTGGTTGACACCGACCCGAACACCTGCACAGCAGTTGTGATGTTCATGTGTGCTGTTGCTCCAGACAACTGCTCCGGCTCCGCAAACCCTGAGCAGAATCTAGGTCTTCCCGCCGGCTCGGCCTTCCCGCTTGGCGTGAACGTGGTTGGATTCCAAGCCACTGATGCATCTGGCAACACGGCATACTGCACCTTCACCATCACGGTGGTGGACAACGACCCGCCGTATCTCTCTTGCCCATTTGACATCGTTGTTGACACCGACCCAGGCCTCTGCTCCGCAGTAGTCAATTGGTCAACCCCGACGACACACGACAACTGCGGCGACCCGACCCTGGCGCAAACCGGAGGTCTGCCAAACGGCTCTGCTTTCCCGAAAGGTGTGTCGGTCATCTCTTACTCGTCCACCGACGACGCAGGGAACGTGACCACTTGCAGCTTCAGCATCACAGTGGAAGACAACGAGTTGCCTGTCATCACTTGCCCGGCCAACATCGTGGTGGGCAACACCCTGAACCAGTGCGGTGCCATCGTGAACTACCCCGCCCCGACGTTCAGTGACAACTGCCCAGGTGCCAGCATCGTGCTGGTGAGCGGCCTTCCGAGCGGCTCCTTCTTCCCAGTGGGAACCACCACCAATGTCTGGCGCGTCACCGATGCTTCCGGCAACTCCGCGACCTGTAGCTTCACCGTGACGGTGAACGACGTACAGCCGCCTACCATCACATGCCCGGCTAACATCGTTCGCAACAACGACCCCAATCAGTGTGGGGCAATCGTGACCTACGCGACTCCGACATTCAGCGACAACTGCCCGGGTGTTACTATTGAGCAAATCGCCGGCTTGCCAAGTGGCTCTTTCTTCCCGGTAGGCACTACCACCAACGTGTTCAAGGCTACCGACGCAGCGGGCAATATGTCCACCTGTAGCTTCACCGTGACGGTGAACGACGTACAGCCGCCCGTGTTCAACAATTGCCCCGGCAACATTACGGTGTCTAATGACCCTGGCGTATGCGGCGCGGTCGTCACTTGGCCAAAAATCACGGCTTCCGACAACTGCCCGGGCGTGGTGGTCACTTTTGTGAGCGGCATGGCAAGCGGCGCCCTGTTCGACGTGGGCATCACGACGGTCATCTACAAAGCCACCGATGCATCCGGCAACATGGCAACTTGCAGCTTCAACGTCATTGTGCTTGACAACGAAGACCCGTCCATCACTTGCCCAGCCAACATCGTGCGCAACAATGACTGGAACAAATGCTCTGCCACCGTAACCTTCTTGGGAACACCTGTCACTGCCGACAATTGCGGCGTGGCGAGCGTGACCAACAATGCTGTTGGCAACGTGTATCCGGTTGGTGTGACCACCGTCACATGGACCGTGGTTGACGGAGCGGGCAACGATGCCACTTGCCAGCAGACCATCACAGTGATTGACTACCAGCCGCCGCACGTTGTGTGCCCAGCGGACATATACACGGTAAACGACCCGAACCTGCCCTGTCAGGCCTATGTGGAATACGAAGCAACTGCTACTGACAACTGCCCCGGCGTAGTCATCACTTACAGTGAATGGCCACCCTCCGACAACGGCTACTTCTCCATCGGTACCACGATGGTGATGGTAACAGCCACCGACGCGGCTGGCAACGAGGACAACTGTATGTTCAACATCGTGGTCAGCCCAGCCCCAGAGATTTGCAACGGCCTCGACGACGACTGCGACGGCTTCATTGACGAGGACGACGACGCTTGGAAACAAGTGGACAAGCAATTGGCCAGCAACGGCAAGGCAGGCGACCTTTATGGCAACAGCGTAGCCGTGTATGGTAATTATGCAGTAGTCGGCGCGAAAAACGCCGATGGCAAAGGTCAGAACTCAGGCATGGCTTATGTGCTTTACAGCAACGAGGTCAGCCCTGACGACTGGCAGGAAGTCGCCGTGCTCGACCCATCGGGCGTGAAGGCCGACGACAACTTTGGCGCAAGTGTGGCCATCCACTCCGACCTCATCGTGGTGGGTGCGCCCAACGACGACGACCTTGGCACAGATGCTGGCGCCGCCTACGTTTTTGCGAGAAACAGCAATGGCGTATGGAACATGGTCACAAAAATCAGGGCATCTGATGGCTTTGCGGGCGACAACTTCGGCACTGCCGTCAGCATAAGCGGCGACCGGATACTCGTGGGCGCAAGCCTGAACGACGAGAAGGGCCAGAACGCTGGTGCGGCTTACCTCTTTGGCCGCCATGTTGGTGGTACCAACAACTGGGGCGAGATGACCAAAATCACCGCCAATGGCCTTCAAGCAGGCGATATGTTTGGAGCAAGCCTCAAAATTGACGGTGACTATGCCATCATAGGCGCACACCTCGACGACGCAAAAGGCACGAACGCTGGCGCGGCATACATCTTCCACAAAGACCAAGGCGGCGCGAACGCTTGGGGCGAAGCGAAGAAACTGACGGCCAACGACGGCAAGAGCCTCGACAACTTCGGCAACAGCGTGAGCATCAGCGGCGACCATGTCATCGTAGGCGCTCCGCTCCACGACCTGCGCGGCTCGAACGCTGGCGCAGCCTACGTCTTCGAACGCAATCACGGCGGCCTCAACAACTGGGGCCAAGTGTCCCGCCTGCTCGCCGACGACGGCGCGGCCCACCATCAGTTGGGCTACGCGGTGGCGGTCAACGGCAACTACGCAGTGGCTGGCGCACGCTTCAACAACCACAAAGGCTCCAACTCCGGCGCCATCTATGTGTGGCAGCGTCAGGTCAACGGCGTTTGGGAAAACGTGGCCAAACTGTTTGATTATCAAGGCGACAAGAACGACCAGTTCGGTACTTCGCTCGACGTGTTCAACCGCGTCATCATCGTCGGCGCACTGCGCGACGATGTGGCTGGCAAGGCCGACCAAGGCTCGGTGAGCTTCTTCTCTGCTGGCTGCGACGACGACGATAAAGGCTTCATCGGCAACCCGTCGGACAACGTGGTGCCGGGCGTGAAAAAGGTTGGCGCATTTGAGGTGCGAGCCTTCCCGCAGCCCTTTAGCGACGTGCTGAACATCGAGGTCAACATGAAATCTGCCGCCGACACGCGCGTGGTG
This genomic interval from Saprospiraceae bacterium contains the following:
- a CDS encoding HYR domain-containing protein gives rise to the protein MFTTSTGATLDPMAGAAVAVGPNVDDTPSGLLDIGFNFVYETTTYTQFSVSPDGFIKLGAPAAVSQFTNSIVSTTNIPKLFPFWDDLATGTTGSVSYVVTGSAPNRVLKIQWFVTIPRNTVGAANSTMQAWLYETTNVIEFRFENVGGATASASVGINGTTATNFHSITTTTHTTSTVTANNANTAWPGVGRMYTFTPPAQCAGTPDGGVTQSSANPACSGVNFTLSLSGNTQGLGITYQWQSSSDGVNFSNIGGATSSTLTINQTTATWYHCVVTCTNSGLSANSTDLFIDMALPTQCYCTPIYTSGCGSSDRIDKVTFGALVNPAVGNSGCTNGSALGYTQYLSGLPIPNLAIGQTYPISVLVGPGGTEHVRIFIDFNQDGDFFDAGEDTYIGSGNGVTINGNITVPAGALTGQTRMRVRVVFNTSVFGPCTSHSFGEAEDYLVNIVAPPSCLAGPNSPANGSSDCPGATTLSWPVAPNATSYDVYFGNSPNPPLVANTAGTTYNAGTLGLGTYYWKIVPKNDAGEATGCPEWSFSKADGQAPVITNCGSDQTLFANANCQATLGNYTGNVTYMDNCPGAANVTQSPIAGTTISSNTIVTFTVTDLAGNSAQCSINVFLQDDSAPTINCPSVVEVGTSSSSCDGIATFNVTATDNCDNNVQITQTSGPASGSVFPLGTTTVSFSAQDDSGNSANCSFNVVVSDDDAPVISVCPPDVSVSTDDNCEAITADYTGLVVASDNCDPNPIVTQDPPPGGVSAGFLTIVMTVTDNAGNATTCSFQTTADDDIPPTISCPGAQYFDADDDCQTPLPDFTDLANASDNCGGFIVTQSPAPGTEVGFGQTLVTLTVSDGPGLTASCVMEAYAVDVTPPVLTCPDNIVVDTDPNTCTAVVMFMCAVAPDNCSGSANPEQNLGLPAGSAFPLGVNVVGFQATDASGNTAYCTFTITVVDNDPPYLSCPFDIVVDTDPGLCSAVVNWSTPTTHDNCGDPTLAQTGGLPNGSAFPKGVSVISYSSTDDAGNVTTCSFSITVEDNELPVITCPANIVVGNTLNQCGAIVNYPAPTFSDNCPGASIVLVSGLPSGSFFPVGTTTNVWRVTDASGNSATCSFTVTVNDVQPPTITCPANIVRNNDPNQCGAIVTYATPTFSDNCPGVTIEQIAGLPSGSFFPVGTTTNVFKATDAAGNMSTCSFTVTVNDVQPPVFNNCPGNITVSNDPGVCGAVVTWPKITASDNCPGVVVTFVSGMASGALFDVGITTVIYKATDASGNMATCSFNVIVLDNEDPSITCPANIVRNNDWNKCSATVTFLGTPVTADNCGVASVTNNAVGNVYPVGVTTVTWTVVDGAGNDATCQQTITVIDYQPPHVVCPADIYTVNDPNLPCQAYVEYEATATDNCPGVVITYSEWPPSDNGYFSIGTTMVMVTATDAAGNEDNCMFNIVVSPAPEICNGLDDDCDGFIDEDDDAWKQVDKQLASNGKAGDLYGNSVAVYGNYAVVGAKNADGKGQNSGMAYVLYSNEVSPDDWQEVAVLDPSGVKADDNFGASVAIHSDLIVVGAPNDDDLGTDAGAAYVFARNSNGVWNMVTKIRASDGFAGDNFGTAVSISGDRILVGASLNDEKGQNAGAAYLFGRHVGGTNNWGEMTKITANGLQAGDMFGASLKIDGDYAIIGAHLDDAKGTNAGAAYIFHKDQGGANAWGEAKKLTANDGKSLDNFGNSVSISGDHVIVGAPLHDLRGSNAGAAYVFERNHGGLNNWGQVSRLLADDGAAHHQLGYAVAVNGNYAVAGARFNNHKGSNSGAIYVWQRQVNGVWENVAKLFDYQGDKNDQFGTSLDVFNRVIIVGALRDDVAGKADQGSVSFFSAGCDDDDKGFIGNPSDNVVPGVKKVGAFEVRAFPQPFSDVLNIEVNMKSAADTRVVVWNAYGQEVATIHNGVLEGTTILRWNAEGIASGAYFLRVEADNETDVRSILLVR